The Brachyhypopomus gauderio isolate BG-103 chromosome 2, BGAUD_0.2, whole genome shotgun sequence genome contains a region encoding:
- the cavin1a gene encoding caveolae-associated protein 1 yields MADTNVKKAHRKAVDELSSSSDDDEVALVTAATKPSLTTPVSKRKATTVDDSDEVEDEVEDEVDLMLGPGVDGGGQPPRSEAQDAGVMVLALLDKIIGAVDHIQLSQDGLEARQGRVEKTVSTVQTELTRLAKNHSGTAATATKLLGKVRKVNVCVKGVRAELDRQAGQIKKLENNEQELLKRKNFKMLIIQEKPVLSTPPAPAGEEGEQVLSEGGEEARGSDEEVEIEEIVEESRAARIKRSGLQRVDELKKAFSKEQMEKTRQKTRENLEKTRQRTRENLEKTRVRTRENLQKTRQNLGKKMGKLSTRITPNTERKEKIRSSRDKLKKSLAPGHSTYTRSKTTTYRVPPFTFYVKKIREGETEPEPEHQPEAEPEAEEEQWEEEEVEEAVLEGELVDLRGHEGRAVMEQPERLPVLHSTARPRESASH; encoded by the exons ATGGCGGACACAAACGTGAAGAAGGCTCACCGCAAGGCAGTCGACGAGCTCTCCTCTTCTTCGGATGATGATGAGGTGGCCTTGGTTACGGCCGCCACCAAGCCCTCGCTGACCACTCCAGTCTCCAAGCGCAAGGCCACCACAGTTGATGACAGCGACGAGGTGGAGGACGAGGTGGAGGACGAGGTGGACCTGATGTTGGGGCCCGGGGTGGACGGTGGCGGACAGCCCCCCAGGTCCGAGGCCCAGGACGCGGGCGTGATGGTGCTGGCCCTGCTGGACAAGATCATTGGTGCGGTGGACCACATCCAGCTGAGCCAAGACGGGCTGGAAGCCCGGCAGGGGCGTGTGGAGAAGACCGTGTCCACCGTGCAGACGGAGCTGACTCGTCTAGCCAAGAACCATAGCGGCACGGCGGCCACCGCTACCAAGCTGCTGGGGAAGGTGCGCAAGGTGAACGTCTGCGTGAAGGGAGTGCGGGCCGAGCTGGACCGGCAGGCAGGTCAGATCAAGAAACTGGAGAACAATGAGCAAGAGCTGCTGAAGAGGAAGAACTTCAAAATGCTCATCATCCAG GAGAAGCCAGTCCTGAGCACACCGCCTGCTCCAGCAGGAGAGGAGGGTGAGCAGGTGTTGAGTGAAGGTGGAGAGGAGGCCCGGGGTTCTGACGAGGAGGTGGAGATCGAGGAAATTGTGGAGGAGTCTCGGGCAGCCCGCATAAAACGCAGTGGACTGCAGCGTGTGGATGAGCTGAAGAAGGCCTTCAGCAAGGAGCAGATGGAGAAGACCAGACAGAAGACCAGGGAGAACCTGGAGAAGACCCGACAGAGAACCAGGGAGAACCTGGAGAAGACACGCGTGAGGACACGCGAGAACCTGCAGAAGACCAGGCAGAACCTGGGGAAGAAGATGGGCAAACTGAGCACAAGGATCACACCCAACACCGAACGCAAGGAGAAGATCCGCTCCTCCCGTGACAAGCTGAAGAAGTCTCTGGCGCCTggccactccacctacacccgcTCCAAGACCACCACCTACCGCGTGCCCCCGTTCACATTCTACGTGAAGAAGATCCGTGAGGGAGAGACGGAGCCTGAGCCTGAGCATCAGCcagaggcagaaccagaagcggaggaggagcagtgggaggaggaagaggtggaggaggcggTGCTGGAGGGTGAGCTGGTGGATCTGAGAGGCCATGAGGGGAGAGCGGTGATGGAACAGCCCGAGCGGCTGCCTGTGCTCCACAGCACAGCCCGGCCCAGGGAGAGCGCCAGCCACTGA
- the atp6v0a1a gene encoding V-type proton ATPase 116 kDa subunit a, translated as MGELLRSEEMTLAQLYLQTESAYSCVSELGEVGMVQFRDLNPDVNVFQRKYVNEVRRCEEMNRILRFVEKEIRHANIPVVDTGENPEVPFPRDMIDLEATFEKIEIELKEINGNQEALKKNFLELSELKHILRRTQQFFNEMEDPALMEESSTLLDPSEVVRAAPLRLGFVAGVINRERIPTFERMLWRVCRGNVFLRQADIEEPLEDPTTSSHVHKSVFIIFFQGDQLKNRVKKICEGFRATLYPCPETSQERKEMAAGVNTRIDDLQMVLSQTEEHRQRVLQAAAKTLRVWFIKVRKMKAVYHTLNLCNLDLTQKCLIAEVWCPLCHLDSIQLALRRGMEKSGSTVPSILNRMQTKQTLPTYNKTTKFTYGFQSLVDAYGIGSYREINPAPYNIITFPFLFAVMFGDMGHGILMTCAALYMVLRERRFIAQKTDAEIINMVFSGRYIILLMGLFSIYTGLIYNECFSKPLNVFGSSWSMAPMFSQTNGVNWTFQVLQENRVLQLDPAVPGVFSGPYPIGIDPIWSLSVNKLNFLNSFKMKMSVILGVSHMLFGVSLSYFNYTYFKKRLSIWLTFVPEIVFMSSLFGYLVLLIFYKWLAYDASTSRNTPSLLIAFINMFLFNYNDTTNQPLYTGQMVIQSLLVIIAILCVPCMLVVKTVILRQEYLQKRSLSSQNFAGVQVANGPTDDEAHIIQHDQLAQPTEEEVDHSEVETVDFVDVAVNQAIHTIEYCLGCVSNTASYLRLWALSLAHAQLSEVLWSMVMHIGLASRNLFGFLGVFFIFAFFATMTVVILLIMEGLSAFLHALRLHWVEFQNKFYTGQGFKFMPFTFDSILEGRSED; from the exons ATGGGAGAACTGCTCCGTAGTGAGGAGATGACTCTAGCTCAGCTTTACCTGCAGACTGAGTCTGCCTACAGCTGTGTTAGCGAACTGGGAGAGGTGGGCATGGTGCAGTTCAGAGAT CTGAATCCCGATGTGAACGTCTTCCAGAGGAAGTATGTGAATGAGGTGCGTCGCTGTGAAGAGATGAACCGCATACTGA GGTTTGTggaaaaggagataagacatgCTAACATCCCTGTTGTAGACACCGGGGAGAACCCTGAAGTCCCTTTCCCTCGAGATATGATTGACTTGGAG GCCACGTTTGAGAAGATAGAAATTGAACTGAAAGAGATCAACGGTAACCAGGAAGCCTTAAAGAAGAACTTTCTGGAATTGTCTGAGCTCAAACACATCCTCAGACGGACACAGCAGTTCTTCAATGAG ATGGAGGACCCAGCTCTGATGGAAGAGTCGTCCACTCTGCTGGACCCCAGCGAGGTAGTCCGTGCCGCCCCCCTCAGGCTGGG GTTTGTGGCGGGTGTGATCAACAGAGAGAGAATTCCCACCTTTGAGAGGATGCTGTGGAGGGTTTGCCGTGGCAACGTGTTTCTGCGGCAGGCAGACATCGAGGAACCACTGGAGGACCCCACAACC AGCAGCCATGTGCACAAGTCGGTGTTCATCATCTTCTTCCAGGGAGACCAGCTGAAGAACCGAGTGAAGAAGATCTGTGAggg attTCGTGCTACATTGTACCCCTGTCCTGAGACCTCTCAAGAAAGGAAGGAGATGGCAGCAGGAGTGAATACACGTATTGATGATCTCCAAATG GTGCTGAGTCAGACGGAAGAGCACAGACAGCGGGTGCTGCAGGCGGCTGCAAAGACGCTACGCGTTTGGTTCATCAAAGTGCGTAAGATGAAGGCCGTCTACCACACGCTCAACCTGTGCAACCTGGACCTCACGCAGAAGTGTCTGATCGCCGAGGTCTGGTGTCCACTCTGCCACCTGGACTCCATCCAGCTCGCTCTACGCAGGGGCATG GAAAAAAGTGGCTCCACAGTTCCTTCCATCCTGAACAGGATGCAGACCAAACAAACTCTGCCCACCTACAACAAGACCACCAAGTTCACCTACGGCTTTCAGAGCCTTGTGGACGCCTATGGCATCGGCAGTTATCGGGAGATCAACCCAG CACCCTACAACATCATCACATTCCCCTTCCTGTTCGCGGTCATGTTCGGTGACATGGGCCATGGCATCCTCATGACCTGTGCTGCCCTCTACATGGTTCTGCGGGAGAGACGCTTCATCGCCCAGAAGACTGACGCTGAG ATCATCAACATGGTGTTTTCAGGACGTTATATTATCCTCCTGATGGGACTCTTCTCTATCTACACTGGGCTGATTTATAATGAATGCTTCTCCAAACCACTTAACGTCTTCGGCTCCAGTTGGAGCATGGCCCCCATGTTCAGTCAGACGAACGGAGTCAACTGGAC GTTTCAGGTTCTTCAGGAGAACAGGGTTCTTCAGCTAGACCCGGCTGTTCCAGGAGTGTTCAGTGGACCCTATCCCATTGGCATTGATCCA ATTTGGAGCCTGTCTGTCAACAAACTGAACTTTCTCAACTCCTTTAAGATGAAGATGTCTGTGATTCTGGGGGTTAGTCACATGCTGTTTGGGGTCTCTCTCAGCTACTTCAACTACAC CTACTTCAAAAAGCGCCTGTCCATCTGGCTGACCTTCGTTCCTGAGATCGTGTTCATGAGCTCTTTGTTTGGCTACCTGGTGTTGCTCATCTTCTATAAGTGGCTGGCCTACGACGCCAGCACCTCGCGAAACACACCCAGCCTCCTCATCGCCTTCATCAACATGTTCCTCTTCAACTACAATGACACCACTAACCAACCGCtgtatacaggacag ATGGTGATTCAGTCACTGCTGGTGATCATTGCCATCTTGTGTGTCCCCTGCATGCTGGTAGTGAAGACTGTCATACTCCGTCAGGAGTATCTGCAGAAGAGGAGTCTT AGTAGCCAGAATTTTGCCGGCGTGCAGGTAGCCAACGGGCCGACAGACGACGAGGCTCATATCATCCAGCATGACCAGCTGGCCCAGCCcacagaggaggaggtagat CACTCTGAAGTGGAAACG GTTGATTTTGTAGATGTTGCAGTGAACCAAGCCATCCACACAATAGAATACTGCTTAGGCTGCGTCTCAAACACAGCCTCATATCTACGACTATGGGCCCTCAGCTTGGCACATGCAC AGCTGTCTGAGGTCTTGTGGTCAATGGTGATGCACATTGGTCTTGCCTCCAGGAATCTTTTTGGTTTTCTTGGtgtgtttttcatttttgcattcttcGCCACTATGACAGTGGTTATCCTCCTTATAATGGAGGGCCTGTCAGCGTTCCTACATGCTCTCCGTCTACACTG GGTGGAATTTCAGAATAAGTTCTACACTGGTCAAGGCTTCAAGTTCATGCCGTTCACATTTGATAGCATCCTGGAGGGAAGGTCTGAGGACTGA